One window from the genome of Candidatus Didemnitutus sp. encodes:
- a CDS encoding response regulator transcription factor, translated as MCAAPRPLIVVVEDEKELCSLICQHLEDAGMQTQPYDRATPALRFLERNFANLLLLDLNLPDTTGFDLLSTLKQHDIHVPTIFLTGSAAEADKVKGLNMGGDDYVTKPFSYAELVARINAVLRRAESKTDFNLTKNVKTVDQPFEFLGAKVHPDRLEIEFPNNVAHKIGRKELGILAYLNTHRHVVITRKELIHSVWGIHADVRSRSLDQYIVKVRAAFAKNGLTLDSFKTVHGIGYIFEPPAA; from the coding sequence ATGTGCGCTGCTCCCCGTCCCCTGATCGTCGTCGTCGAAGATGAAAAAGAGCTCTGCTCGCTGATCTGCCAGCACCTCGAAGACGCGGGCATGCAAACCCAGCCCTACGACCGCGCCACCCCCGCGCTGCGCTTCCTCGAGCGCAACTTCGCCAACCTGCTCCTCCTCGATCTCAATCTGCCCGACACGACCGGCTTCGATCTGCTCTCCACGCTCAAGCAGCACGACATCCACGTCCCCACGATTTTCCTCACCGGCAGCGCCGCCGAAGCCGACAAGGTCAAAGGCCTCAACATGGGCGGCGACGACTACGTCACCAAGCCTTTCAGCTACGCCGAACTCGTCGCACGCATCAACGCCGTGCTCCGCCGCGCGGAATCGAAGACCGACTTCAACCTCACCAAGAACGTCAAGACGGTCGACCAGCCCTTCGAGTTCCTCGGCGCCAAGGTCCACCCCGACCGCCTCGAAATCGAATTCCCCAACAACGTCGCGCACAAGATCGGCCGCAAGGAACTCGGCATCCTCGCCTACCTCAACACGCACCGCCACGTCGTCATCACGCGCAAGGAGCTGATCCACTCCGTGTGGGGCATCCACGCCGACGTCCGCAGCCGCTCCCTCGACCAATACATCGTGAAAGTCCGCGCCGCCTTCGCGAAAAACGGCCTGACACTCGACAGCTTCAAGACCGTCCACGGCATCGGCTACATCTTCGAGCCACCGGCCGCTTGA
- a CDS encoding 5'-3' exonuclease, with protein sequence MAKWLLLDGYNLAFRAFYGMPELTRADGFPTGALHGWVKSIWRLQDQEKPDFTLCFFDLGGAQDRLALHPEYKAHRKETPEPLERQIPVIKEITRAMGLVGIELDGVESDDLLASQAHVLAAAGHEVLIVSADKDFAQCVNERIKILLPPPTANPKLGWRVLDAAGVVEKFGVPPAKIAEYLAIVGDVSDNIPGIDGCGPKTATKWLEEHGSLEGLIAAATTLKPERFREQVAARAEDLRRNLKLTTLRTSSPMPWVEPGEPDTAKLLPLLESMEMRSTLAEAQKRYTGQQELF encoded by the coding sequence ATGGCGAAATGGCTGCTGCTGGATGGCTACAACCTCGCATTCCGCGCGTTCTACGGGATGCCGGAGCTGACACGTGCGGACGGGTTTCCGACGGGCGCGTTGCACGGCTGGGTGAAGAGCATCTGGCGCCTGCAGGATCAGGAGAAGCCGGACTTCACGCTGTGTTTCTTCGATCTCGGCGGCGCGCAGGACCGGCTGGCGCTGCATCCGGAATACAAGGCGCACCGCAAGGAGACGCCGGAGCCGCTCGAGAGGCAGATTCCGGTGATCAAGGAGATCACGCGCGCGATGGGCTTGGTCGGCATCGAACTCGACGGCGTGGAGTCGGACGACTTGCTGGCGTCGCAGGCGCACGTGCTGGCGGCGGCCGGGCACGAGGTGTTGATCGTGAGCGCCGACAAGGATTTCGCGCAGTGCGTGAACGAGCGGATCAAGATCCTGCTGCCTCCGCCGACGGCGAACCCGAAGCTCGGCTGGCGCGTGCTCGACGCGGCCGGGGTGGTGGAGAAGTTCGGCGTGCCGCCGGCGAAGATCGCGGAGTATCTCGCGATCGTCGGCGACGTGTCGGACAACATTCCTGGCATCGACGGCTGCGGACCGAAGACGGCGACGAAGTGGCTGGAGGAGCACGGCTCGCTTGAAGGACTGATCGCGGCGGCGACGACGCTGAAGCCGGAACGGTTCCGCGAGCAAGTCGCGGCGCGCGCGGAGGATTTGCGGCGGAATCTGAAGCTGACGACGCTGCGCACGAGTTCGCCGATGCCGTGGGTGGAGCCGGGCGAGCCAGACACCGCGAAGCTGCTTCCGCTGCTCGAATCGATGGAAATGCGCTCGACGCTGGCGGAAGCGCAGAAGCGCTACACGGGACAGCAGGAGTTGTTCTGA
- a CDS encoding type II secretory pathway, component PulD, with amino-acid sequence MPRRFLVLFAAVALLAGGGLIARQSDTKPDASETKIRLLSDALRARDSGNIAEARAKLEELAKLTPGDATVTRLLATLGQVAETKVMVSGGVVTPPNEAELLAAEEEKKLDQTLAAAHESVRVARGLATDQQFSAALDKLAQARRSLAENPATQATLTEIDVAGAEITRARDEHLAAVAAAAAKKPVTAAAPKSEPAQPETPAPEPAPTPRKAAKKVVVASAPAAEPVPDTEVQALVKRGRSQYLAGDPSAAAQTFARVLELEPGNADAENFMRRIAADTVDRNVDRTQTSAQLLNEVARAWQRPGVYKEPPPGAALGDGPSPLLEKLNKIVLPSVNFSGMELGRVMTTLSVVSEEFDQSGTAPKGVNIVLLDPTGANPVVNNINLRNLSLKRVLDLVTQSVGYQYEVQADAVIVRSGGEQTTLDTQFFPVSRSTVLRMTGRGGEVNGGGGSDPLAGGAKTAATSSSSNVEGEGQSIRNFLQLAGVSFEGTPGSTLAFDGSQLIVTQTGRNLERIRNILARYSDVRQVEIEAKFMEVQDGALEELGVNWNIGKKATQHSGASVTNYTTSNRSLESAFTNSVSTTQGQISRPSSPGVYRDNNANGVFDDGDTLISEPTDGINLPIQNGAPAIPGTNNLGKGANALAAITGILGEFNVNAVIRALSQRSGTELLSAPKLTVLSGNPATITVAQELRYPQSYGQVQSQVGTGSASGGGSAGVTITAGTPQEFTTRNIGVELKVTPTVEEDDYSISLDLNPKVTEFEGFVEYGGQSVAVSGSTTVTVPSGFYQPIFAVRELTTKVTIWDGATLVMGGLTREDTRKTNDKVPVIGNLPVLGRLFRSNGESAQKRNLLIFVTANLVSPGGSLKKQAVRGAPVGTIFQNPTIVTPAGAAGREAKK; translated from the coding sequence ATGCCCCGCCGTTTCCTCGTCCTGTTCGCCGCCGTCGCCCTCCTGGCCGGCGGAGGTCTCATCGCCCGCCAGTCCGACACGAAGCCCGACGCTTCGGAGACCAAGATCCGCCTTCTTTCCGATGCGCTCCGCGCCCGCGACAGCGGCAACATCGCCGAGGCGCGCGCCAAGCTTGAGGAGCTGGCCAAACTCACGCCCGGCGACGCGACCGTCACGCGCCTGCTCGCCACTCTCGGCCAGGTGGCGGAAACGAAAGTCATGGTCAGCGGCGGCGTGGTGACGCCCCCGAACGAGGCCGAACTGCTTGCCGCCGAGGAAGAGAAGAAACTCGACCAAACCCTTGCCGCCGCACACGAGAGCGTCCGAGTCGCCCGCGGGCTTGCCACCGACCAGCAATTCAGCGCGGCCCTCGACAAGCTCGCGCAAGCGCGCCGTTCCCTCGCGGAAAATCCCGCCACGCAGGCCACGCTCACCGAGATCGACGTGGCGGGCGCGGAGATCACCCGCGCGCGCGACGAGCATCTCGCTGCCGTCGCGGCCGCCGCGGCGAAAAAGCCGGTCACCGCTGCCGCACCGAAGAGTGAGCCCGCCCAACCGGAGACCCCCGCACCCGAGCCGGCGCCCACGCCGCGCAAGGCGGCGAAAAAGGTCGTGGTCGCGTCCGCGCCGGCTGCGGAGCCCGTGCCCGACACCGAAGTGCAGGCCCTCGTCAAACGCGGGCGCAGCCAATATCTGGCCGGCGACCCGTCCGCCGCCGCGCAGACCTTCGCCCGCGTGCTCGAGTTGGAGCCGGGCAACGCCGACGCCGAAAATTTCATGCGCCGCATCGCCGCCGACACGGTTGACCGCAACGTCGACCGCACCCAGACTAGCGCGCAGTTGCTCAACGAAGTCGCGCGCGCGTGGCAGCGCCCGGGTGTCTACAAGGAGCCGCCACCGGGCGCCGCGCTCGGCGACGGACCGTCGCCATTGCTCGAGAAGCTGAACAAGATCGTGCTCCCAAGCGTGAATTTCAGCGGCATGGAGCTCGGCCGCGTGATGACGACGCTCAGCGTCGTGTCCGAGGAATTCGACCAGAGCGGCACGGCACCGAAGGGCGTGAACATCGTGTTGCTCGACCCGACCGGCGCGAACCCGGTCGTGAACAACATCAACCTGCGCAACCTCTCGTTGAAGCGCGTGCTCGACCTCGTGACGCAGTCGGTCGGCTACCAATACGAGGTGCAGGCCGACGCCGTCATCGTGCGTTCCGGCGGCGAGCAGACGACGCTCGACACGCAGTTTTTCCCCGTGTCGCGCTCGACGGTGCTGCGCATGACAGGCCGCGGCGGCGAGGTGAACGGCGGCGGCGGCAGCGATCCGCTCGCGGGCGGCGCGAAGACCGCCGCCACGTCTTCTTCGAGCAACGTGGAAGGCGAGGGACAGTCGATCCGCAATTTCCTCCAACTCGCCGGCGTGAGTTTCGAAGGCACGCCGGGCAGCACGCTCGCGTTCGACGGTTCGCAGCTGATCGTGACGCAGACCGGCCGCAATCTGGAGCGCATCCGCAACATCCTCGCGCGCTACAGCGACGTGCGGCAGGTCGAGATCGAGGCGAAGTTCATGGAAGTGCAGGACGGCGCGCTCGAGGAACTCGGCGTTAACTGGAACATCGGCAAAAAGGCGACACAGCACAGCGGGGCAAGCGTGACGAACTACACGACGAGCAATCGGTCGCTCGAGAGTGCCTTCACTAATAGTGTGAGCACAACGCAGGGGCAGATTTCACGACCGTCTTCTCCCGGAGTCTACCGCGACAACAACGCCAACGGTGTATTCGACGACGGTGACACGCTCATCAGCGAGCCAACCGACGGTATCAACTTGCCGATTCAAAATGGCGCGCCCGCTATCCCCGGGACGAACAATCTAGGCAAAGGCGCGAACGCACTTGCCGCGATCACCGGTATCCTCGGTGAATTCAATGTGAACGCCGTCATCCGCGCGCTCTCCCAGCGCAGCGGCACGGAACTCCTCAGTGCGCCGAAGCTCACGGTGCTCTCTGGCAATCCCGCGACGATCACGGTCGCGCAGGAACTGCGCTATCCGCAGTCGTATGGTCAGGTGCAGAGTCAGGTCGGCACCGGTAGTGCGAGCGGTGGCGGCTCGGCGGGCGTGACGATCACGGCGGGCACGCCGCAGGAATTCACGACGCGCAACATCGGCGTGGAGCTGAAGGTGACGCCGACGGTCGAAGAGGACGACTACAGCATCAGCCTCGACCTGAATCCGAAGGTGACGGAGTTCGAAGGCTTCGTCGAATACGGCGGCCAGAGCGTCGCGGTGTCGGGCAGCACGACCGTGACGGTGCCGTCGGGTTTTTATCAGCCGATCTTCGCCGTGCGCGAGTTGACGACCAAGGTGACGATCTGGGACGGCGCGACGCTCGTCATGGGCGGGCTCACGCGCGAGGACACGCGCAAGACGAACGACAAGGTGCCGGTGATCGGCAACCTGCCGGTGCTCGGGCGACTGTTCCGCAGCAACGGCGAGAGCGCGCAGAAGCGCAATCTGCTCATCTTCGTGACGGCGAATCTGGTCAGCCCCGGCGGCTCGTTGAAGAAGCAAGCCGTGCGCGGCGCGCCGGTCGGGACGATTTTCCAGAACCCGACCATCGTCACGCCCGCCGGCGCCGCCGGCCGCGAGGCGAAGAAGTAA
- a CDS encoding Amuc_1100 family pilus-like protein, which translates to MDALKKHPLFAAILLASVVACVAQGWLIYTTRERAKRAAIQLEAKRQERDWLARQKPALSEENARAIEADVATATKRVAELRATLTGKAWLPTPPARPIDAYFTLATFTEKMRALAVNQQVGLRAEERFGFSTYANEGPESDLLGAVHRQRVVIQHLLETLFEARPTTLVAAVRERPLTDAQRAARRTAAANANGAEASSGSARSAGQLADFFEPDARLRLQAPGLAEGELYRVEFTGQTQALRAFLNSLSASPLPLFVRAVEVEPSAEVSAAAVAAATAPSAAPVPLVTQNFSKFAVVVECVDVLPVSSAPSS; encoded by the coding sequence ATGGATGCGTTGAAAAAGCACCCGCTCTTCGCCGCGATTCTCCTCGCGAGCGTGGTCGCGTGCGTGGCGCAAGGCTGGTTGATCTACACGACGCGCGAGCGGGCCAAGCGCGCCGCCATCCAGCTCGAGGCCAAACGCCAGGAACGCGACTGGCTCGCACGGCAAAAGCCCGCGCTGAGCGAGGAGAACGCCCGCGCGATCGAGGCCGATGTTGCGACCGCGACGAAGCGCGTCGCCGAGCTCCGCGCCACGCTCACCGGCAAGGCCTGGCTGCCGACGCCGCCCGCGCGTCCGATCGACGCCTATTTCACCCTCGCGACTTTCACCGAGAAAATGCGCGCGCTCGCCGTCAACCAGCAGGTCGGCCTGCGCGCCGAGGAGCGTTTTGGCTTCTCGACCTACGCCAACGAAGGCCCCGAATCCGATCTGCTCGGCGCTGTGCATCGTCAACGGGTCGTCATACAGCATCTGCTCGAGACGCTCTTCGAAGCGCGCCCGACCACGCTCGTTGCCGCCGTGCGCGAGCGCCCGCTGACCGACGCGCAACGCGCCGCCCGTCGCACCGCGGCGGCGAACGCGAACGGTGCGGAGGCTTCTTCCGGCAGCGCGCGGAGCGCGGGACAACTCGCGGATTTCTTCGAGCCCGACGCACGGCTGCGCTTGCAGGCGCCCGGTTTGGCCGAAGGCGAGTTGTATCGCGTGGAGTTCACCGGCCAGACGCAGGCGTTGCGCGCGTTCCTGAATTCGCTGTCCGCTTCGCCGCTGCCGTTGTTCGTGCGCGCGGTCGAAGTCGAGCCGTCGGCGGAGGTTTCCGCGGCCGCTGTCGCCGCGGCCACCGCGCCGTCCGCCGCGCCCGTGCCGCTCGTGACGCAGAATTTTTCAAAGTTTGCCGTGGTGGTGGAATGTGTTGATGTCCTCCCGGTTTCCTCCGCTCCGTCGTCATGA
- the pilM gene encoding pilus assembly protein PilM: protein MRSSRVAVLDCGASHVAAGVFSRSGGRLRLEQFAWKAFSIASGREEEWHDALLGALGTVAIQLRYRGPVTVVLPGHLVLTKFIKTPRVDAAKREKVIRFEAQQNIPYAMSDVAWDHVVTGESDLDLDVMLCAAKLEAVDALCAAVESAGLQPRVLVPGVLALRAALDSRAATEPTLYANLGARSTTLLLVENRRVHARTLAMGGQHVTQQLVEIQDCDWADAEEWKTSGRNAAVVAPAVESFATRLGQEITRSAVHFKRQSGAASPTRIVLTGGAARAAGLPELLGARANVPVEIFDPLAAVEIQRAAADAGVADVALHLADLVCAAQQQLAGAAPTANLLPPRLRTREDTRRRQPWFAVAAVLVAAAFVAPLLYYREWETALRHKIVAVDAEIAPLRAREARNRANLEQLAALQEQVKALQGIAARRANWQQLFADLQDRFVKVEDVWLERVQLASGAADANAPLRIAVSGRMLDRTNPLANVSPDIYRRVTELLTSVVDSPYVSAVENERFDNRQPGILHFDVVLVAEPARPL, encoded by the coding sequence AGCAATTTGCTTGGAAGGCCTTCTCGATCGCTTCCGGCCGCGAGGAGGAATGGCACGATGCGCTCCTCGGCGCGCTCGGGACGGTGGCGATCCAGCTGCGCTACCGTGGCCCGGTGACGGTCGTGCTGCCCGGTCATCTCGTCCTGACCAAATTCATCAAGACCCCGCGCGTCGACGCCGCAAAACGCGAGAAGGTCATCCGCTTCGAGGCGCAGCAGAACATCCCCTACGCAATGTCGGACGTGGCGTGGGACCACGTCGTCACCGGCGAATCCGACCTCGACCTCGATGTGATGCTTTGCGCGGCGAAGCTCGAAGCGGTCGACGCCCTGTGTGCCGCCGTCGAGTCGGCCGGACTCCAGCCGCGCGTGCTCGTGCCGGGCGTCCTGGCGCTGCGCGCCGCGCTCGACTCGCGCGCCGCGACCGAGCCCACGCTTTACGCCAACCTCGGCGCGCGCTCCACGACGCTGCTCTTGGTGGAGAACCGTCGCGTCCACGCGCGCACGCTCGCCATGGGCGGGCAACACGTCACGCAACAGCTCGTCGAAATCCAGGACTGCGACTGGGCCGACGCCGAAGAGTGGAAGACTTCCGGCCGCAACGCCGCCGTTGTCGCTCCCGCCGTCGAATCCTTCGCCACGCGGCTCGGGCAGGAAATCACGCGCTCGGCCGTGCACTTCAAGCGCCAGTCGGGCGCCGCGAGCCCCACGCGCATCGTGCTCACCGGTGGCGCGGCGCGCGCGGCCGGTTTGCCGGAGTTGCTCGGCGCGCGGGCCAATGTGCCGGTGGAAATCTTCGATCCGCTTGCCGCCGTGGAAATCCAGCGCGCGGCCGCCGACGCGGGCGTGGCCGACGTCGCGCTGCACCTCGCCGATCTGGTCTGCGCCGCCCAACAGCAACTGGCGGGCGCCGCGCCGACGGCCAACTTGCTCCCGCCGCGCCTGCGCACGCGCGAGGATACGCGGCGCCGTCAGCCGTGGTTCGCCGTGGCGGCCGTGCTGGTCGCGGCCGCGTTCGTGGCGCCACTGCTTTACTACCGCGAATGGGAAACGGCGCTCCGACACAAGATCGTCGCCGTCGACGCCGAGATCGCACCGCTCCGCGCCCGCGAGGCGCGCAACCGCGCCAATCTCGAGCAACTCGCCGCGCTGCAGGAACAGGTGAAGGCGCTCCAAGGCATCGCCGCGCGCCGGGCAAACTGGCAGCAGCTGTTCGCGGACCTGCAGGACCGCTTCGTCAAGGTCGAGGATGTCTGGCTCGAGCGCGTGCAACTTGCCTCCGGCGCCGCCGACGCGAACGCGCCGCTGCGCATCGCCGTTTCCGGTCGCATGCTCGACCGCACCAACCCGCTCGCGAACGTCAGTCCCGACATCTACCGCCGCGTCACCGAGCTCCTCACGAGCGTCGTGGACTCGCCCTATGTGTCGGCGGTGGAGAACGAGCGCTTCGACAACCGCCAGCCCGGCATCCTGCATTTCGACGTCGTGCTCGTCGCCGAGCCGGCGCGTCCGCTCTGA